The Spirosoma foliorum genome has a window encoding:
- the ald gene encoding alanine dehydrogenase, translating to MVIGVPKEIKNNENRVALTPAGVTELRKHGHVVYVQVNAGEGSGFEDEEYIAAGATMLPTIEDVYGIAEMIMKVKEPIASEYNLIKENQLLFTYFHFASSEELTQAMLAKGAVCLAYETVERPDRSLPLLVPMSEVAGRMAIQEGAKYLEKPLKGRGILLGGVPGVKPANVLILGGGIVGTQAAKMAAGLGAHVTIMDVSLARLRYLSDIMPPNVQTMMSNEYNIREMIKVCDLIVGAVLIPGAKAPHLITREMLKQMRAGTVLVDVAVDQGGCIETCHPTTHENPTFIIDGVVHYCVANMPGAVPYTSTLALTNATLPYALQLANKGWQQACRDNTDLKLGLNVVEGKVVYKGVAEAFGLPLTDVNTVLTEEELAQ from the coding sequence ATGGTTATTGGTGTTCCCAAAGAAATCAAAAACAACGAAAACCGCGTTGCGCTGACGCCAGCCGGTGTAACCGAGCTTCGTAAGCATGGCCATGTTGTTTATGTACAGGTTAATGCGGGTGAAGGTAGCGGCTTTGAGGATGAAGAGTACATTGCAGCAGGCGCTACTATGCTCCCTACCATTGAAGATGTGTATGGTATTGCTGAAATGATCATGAAGGTTAAGGAGCCCATTGCTTCTGAGTACAACCTGATTAAAGAGAACCAATTACTATTTACCTATTTCCACTTTGCTTCGTCGGAAGAACTGACGCAGGCAATGCTGGCGAAAGGTGCTGTTTGTTTAGCCTACGAAACGGTTGAACGCCCAGATCGCAGCTTACCACTACTCGTACCGATGTCGGAAGTAGCGGGCCGAATGGCGATTCAGGAAGGCGCTAAATATTTGGAAAAACCACTGAAAGGTCGGGGTATTTTGCTAGGCGGTGTACCGGGTGTTAAACCAGCCAACGTCCTCATTTTGGGTGGTGGTATTGTTGGCACTCAGGCAGCAAAGATGGCAGCCGGTTTAGGCGCTCACGTAACCATCATGGACGTTAGCCTGGCCCGTTTGCGTTACCTGTCAGACATTATGCCGCCGAACGTACAAACGATGATGTCGAACGAGTACAACATTCGGGAGATGATCAAAGTCTGTGACCTGATTGTTGGAGCTGTGTTGATTCCAGGTGCGAAAGCTCCTCACCTCATTACCCGCGAAATGCTGAAGCAAATGCGGGCAGGTACAGTGCTGGTCGATGTGGCTGTTGATCAGGGCGGTTGTATTGAAACGTGTCACCCAACTACCCACGAAAACCCGACGTTTATCATCGATGGTGTTGTTCACTACTGTGTTGCCAATATGCCAGGTGCTGTGCCTTACACAAGCACACTCGCATTGACCAACGCTACGCTCCCTTACGCGCTGCAACTGGCTAATAAAGGTTGGCAACAAGCTTGCCGTGACAACACCGACCTTAAGTTGGGGCTGAATGTTGTGGAAGGCAAAGTAGTTTACAAAGGAGTGGCCGAAGCTTTTGGGTTGCCATTAACCGATGTAAATACCGTATTAACTGAAGAAGAACTAGCTCAATAA